GGTTTCGGTGGTGCGATAGACCTGGACTTTGGGGGGGGGATCGGGAAGGAGGCCCTGGGCGGCGCGGACGCCGGCATTGAGGACGCGGAGGGCGCGATCGGGGAGGACTCCGAACTCGATGCAGAAGGTCTGTTCGAAGCGGCTGCGCGGGGTGGGGAGACTGAGATTGACGACGACCACGGAGCCGAGGAGGCCGTTGGGGACGATGACCACGGTATGGTCGATGGTCTGAAGGCGGGTTGATCGCCAGTTGATCTCGCGGACGCAGCCGCGCATGACGGGAATGCCGCGGCTGTGGACCTCGATCCAGTCTCCGACGCGGAAGGGGCGATCGACGTTGAGGGCGATACCGGCGAAGACGTCGGCAATGGTGCCGCGGACGGCGAAGCCGACGATGATGCCGAGGACGCCGGAGGAGACCCAGAGGCCGGTGACGTCGCGGCGGAACACGAGGCCGAGGATGATGATGGCGGTGGCGAAGAGGACGAGTCCGACGACGAGGTCCTTAAGGAGCCGGGGGACGGGGGTTTGGAAGCGGCGTTCGAGGAGGCCCCAGACGAGGACGTCGATAAGGCGGATGAGGAGCCAGGCAAGGGAGAAGCCGATGCCGGTGCCGAGGACCCAGAAGGCGATGCGTTGGGAGAGGGCGCGGGCCTCGTCGCCGTAGGTGGTGAGCAGGGGCCAGCCGGGGATGAGGAGAAGGGCGAGGGTGACGGCGGGCCAGAGGAGGCGACGAAGGGACGACCAGGACATGGGTAACGGGTGGGGGGGGCGGGAGCGGGGCGTCAGGGCTGGTTTGGGGAACCGGATTCGGCGAGGAGCCGGTCGATTTCGGCGAGGGTGGCCTCGATGTTCCGGAGGGCGGCGGCGTAGTAGTGTTCGGTGTGGAGGAAATGCTCGGCCACGCGGCGGTCGAGGAGCCGGGTGTCGAGGGTGTTTTCGTCGGGGACGAGCAGGACCTGCCCGCGGCTGAAATTGCGCCGATTCACCCGGGAGGAGCCTCCATTGAGGTTGATGATTTCGCGCAGGAGGAGGGCACGTTGGAGGCGGACGAGGTCCTGGGGCTGGTGGATGAGGAGGGTGGAGCGGGGGGTACCGTCGGGCTCGGGTTGGTTCCAGCGCCAGAGGAGTTCGCCCCAGGTGGTTCGGTCGGGGCAGTCGATGAGGCTGACCTCGGGGATGGGATTACGGGTCAAGGCCCCGGCGGTGATGGCGTCGGTGCCTCGGCGGAAGGTAAGGGCGAGTGCGCGGTTCGTCTGGGTGGTGAAGAACGAGGCGGCGGTGAGGCCGTCACCAAACCCGGCGAGGATCCGATCCAGGAACTGGACGTCGTAGCCGCCAGCGTTCTGGTCGGAGAAGAAGATGATGCGATCGGGGGCGATGCGGTTGTCCAGCCAGGCGGGGTCGGAGTCGGAGAGCCGCTTGACGACCTCGTAGATCATGCGTTCGACGAGGATGGATTCGCCCGGGACACGACCGTCTGCGAATTCATTGAAAGGGGGCCGGCTGGCGAGGCGGAAGTTGCGTTCGACGACGCGGCGGGCGAGGTCGCGGTAGCGATTGAGGCGTTCGTTGCGATCGAGGAAGGAGAGGTCGAGGACATCCTCCTCGCGAATGCGGTAGGAGGAGCGGAAGAGGACATTGCCGTCGTCGTCGAACTTGGCGTCATCGCGCGGGAGGTAGCGGCCCCAGGCGCGTTCGGATTCGGCCTCGGGCAGCACGTGGGGCGTGAGGACGATGATGACCTCCTGTTTGCGGGTGCGGGTGGAGCGGGTGCGGAAGAAGGTGCCGAGATAGGGAATATCGCCGAGGAGCGGGACTTTGCGGCGGATGGACGTGGTCTGGCGGTTGACGAGGCCGCCGATGATGAACGGGGTGTTGTTGGCGATGCGGGTGTAGGTCTGGACGCGGCGGCTGGCGACGGTGGGGGCGGAGGCGAGGACTTCGCCGGAGGAGGAGCGGAGTTCGAGGTCGGCACCGGGGATGGGCGCGGAGACGACCGTATCGACCAGCATGCTGACCTCGTTGCCGTCCTCGGTGATGCGGGGCCGGATGTTGAGGGCGATGCCGGTGGCGAGGTATTTGAAGTTGAAGGAAATGCGGTTGGCATCCTTGACGATGCCGGCTTCGGAGCTGGTGGCGATGGGGATTTCCTGGCCGACGCGGATGGTGGCCTGGCGGTTATTGAGGGTGAGGACGCTGGGGCGGGATAGGATCTCGGCCTTCTGCTCCTCGACGAGTGCGCGGAGGCGGACGACCCATTGCTGATCGAGGTCCCGGAGGCTGTCGAAGGTGAGTCCGGCAGTGCCGGAAGCGGCGGGAAGACCGGGGAGGAGGTTGCCGGCGCCAAGTTCGAGTCCGCCCTCCTGGTATTTCCAATCCACGCCGAGCTCCTTGAGACCCTCCTCGCTGATTTCGAGGATGAGGCCCTCGATGAAGATCTGCCGGGCGGGACGGTCGATGAACTCGTCGAGGAGCCGTCGGACGCGGGTGAACTGGTCAGGGCGGTCGGGATGGAAATAGACGAGGACCTGGGACGAGCGGGCGAGATTCGGGTCGGGCGGGAGGGCGGTGGCGAGGGAAGGCGACATGGATAGGTCGAAGCCGGCGGCGCCTTTCTGGGCATCGACGCCAAGAAGCGCAGTCTTGGGGCCCTCCGGGGACGGCATACGGGCGACGATGGGGAGACGTTCGAAGGCGACGGGCAGGACGACCTTGGCGGGGCTGTCGGCGGTTTCGATCCCGAAGCCCTTGAGGGACTCGATCGCGCCTTCGACGTCGATGTAGCTGACCTGGATCAGGCGAAAGTCGAGATCGTCCCGGGTGAGGGGTTGGCCACCCTGTCCGGTGGTGGCGAGCGACGCTTCGGCGAGGCCGAGGGCGGTTGCGAGATCGGGGTTGACCTGCCAGGCGCTGGAGGGATCAGGGCTGCGAAGCGCCTGGATCCAGAGTTGAGGGGCGCGGGAGATGAAGGGGACGATGCCGAGACGGATGAGGAAGGTTTCCTGGCCTTCAACGCGGGCCAGTTCGAGGAGGCGGTTTAGGCCTTCCGGTGGCGACGGGAGCAGGGGGTGCGGGGAGGTGGAACCGGAGCGGTAGCCGAGGTCGGCTTCGAGGTGGAGGGCGATGCCAGCCTGGAGTTCACGGATCTGGGTGATGGTGAGGTTGGGCAGCGCCACAAGGCGCGTGGAGCCGACCGGTGCCGGCGGCGCGGAAACGCCCGCACCAGAACGGCTGGGGGAGTTGAAGGAAGCAACGGCGGACGGCGATGCCGATGGCGGGCCGGGCTCCCGATCAGCTTCAGGTGACGTCAGGTGCCGGGCGAGCCGGTCAGCATCGGCGTCATGGAGCTCCGACCAGACATGACCCCGGCTGACGCGGGGAACGTCGAGCGCGAAGCCGGCGAGGGGCGGCGTGGCAGCGACGCAACCGGGGGCTGGGACGAAGCAGGTGAGGAAGGCCAGTGAGATCCAACGCGAGAGCGAAGCACGCGACGGATGGGATCGCGGGCATGGCTTGGAAGGGTGGATGTCCCGGCCGCGCACGTTTGAGAGGCTAGGGGCGGGGCGGCTGGGGTCGCCAGCCCAAAGCATTTCGCCCGATCGCCAATCCAATTGACGAGTCCGGCAGGCTGCCGTGGTTTCGGAGATGCAACAGATAATAGGCCAGGCGTTTCCTATTTGACTGAAAACTGTTAATAAGCCCGACACGTAATGCTTTACCTCCTGGCACCTGTGGACTGCTATAAGCCCGACACTTAGTGCTTTACCTCTGAGCGCCCGGGCGGGTTCTGTCGAGCGACGGGGAGCGGGGTGCCTGCCATTCACGGCATGATGGGGTTCCTGCCGTTCCCTCGCGGAGAGACGAATGGGCGATCCGGGGCAGTCCCCGTTCCGGCCTGCACGACGGAATGGGTTGCCTGGGGGCGGTCGGCGCCTACTCTGCCGCGGTTCGCGAAACGGGCATGGAGACATCACCACAGGGTCTGGCGTTGACGAGCAGCGAGGAGCTCGCAGGGGACATCGCGCCTTTGCGACGGGCCTTGGGGGAGCCGGAGGTGCTGGCATCGCTGACAGCCCTGGCGGAACTGGTGGAGGCGCCCCGGCCGGACACGGTGCCGGCGTTGCGGGCATTTCTCGAACGGTACCGGGATCGGATGCTGATGGCGGTGGAACTTCCGGCCATCCGGCAGGCGTACGATCACGCGATGCGGGGTGAGGTGCGCGAACTGGTGGCGCTGGATCGCTCGCTGGCGGGGCAACTGGGACGTTCGGCCTTTGCGGACGCCAGCCGTCATACCGGCCGGATGCAGTTGCGCCGGGTGCGGCCATTGCGGCAGCGGACGTTGCAGCGGTATCTGGGAGCGGTGGAACGGGGGGAGGCGACGGGCTGGCACATGGTGGTGTTCGGGGTCTTGCTGGCGCTCTTCTCGATGCCACTGAGGCAGGGGCTGGTGCATTTCGCGATCCAGGCGCAGCGGCAGGTGCTGAATTCGGCGCCGGTGACGGACCGGCTAACCCTATCCGAGCGGAGCCGGCTGTGTGCGGAGTGTGACGCGCCGGTAGGCGCGGCGGTGCAGCGGCTGATACCGGCTTTCGTGCCGCGGGTGGTCCAGGCCAGCCCATGAAGGTGACCGTTGGAGGTCGGGAACGGTGGTTTCGCACGGTGGGATTCGATGCCGGTCGCAATGCGGTGCGCCTGATCGAGCAACGCCTGCTTCCGCATCGGTTCCAGGTGGTGTCGATGCGGGATTACCCGGCCACGGCGGATGCGATCCGGACCATGGTGGTGCGGGGCGCGGGGGCGATCGGGGCGACGGCGGCCTTCGGGTACGCACAGGGGATGCGGGCGTTCCGGGGTGCGACCCTGCGGGAATGGCGGCGCGAGGAGGCGATGGTGTTCCGGACGCTGGCCGGGGCCCGGCCCACGGCAGTGGATCCCCTGAATGCATTGCGCCGGGTGCGGGCGGCGGCGGGGCTGGGAAAGACGGTCAGGGAACGCCAGGCACTGGCCCTGCGGGAGGCGGAAGCGTTTGCCGAGGAGGACGTCGAGCATTGCCGGCGGATCGGGGAGCACGGGGCGCCACTCATCCGGGACGGGATGCGGGTGCTGACGCACTGCAACGCGGGATGGCTGGCGTTCGTGGACATCGGCAGCGCGACGGCGCCCCTGTACGCTGCGCAGGCGACGGGGCGGCGATTTGAAGTGTTCTGTGACGAGACGCGGCCGCGGTCGCAGGGGGCGGCGCTGACGGCGTGGGAACTGGGTCAACAGGGGATTCCGCACGCGA
This genomic window from Verrucomicrobiia bacterium contains:
- the mtnA gene encoding S-methyl-5-thioribose-1-phosphate isomerase — protein: MKVTVGGRERWFRTVGFDAGRNAVRLIEQRLLPHRFQVVSMRDYPATADAIRTMVVRGAGAIGATAAFGYAQGMRAFRGATLREWRREEAMVFRTLAGARPTAVDPLNALRRVRAAAGLGKTVRERQALALREAEAFAEEDVEHCRRIGEHGAPLIRDGMRVLTHCNAGWLAFVDIGSATAPLYAAQATGRRFEVFCDETRPRSQGAALTAWELGQQGIPHAIIADNAAGHLMQRGEIDLVLVGADRVLGRTGEVANKIGTYTKAVLARRHGIPFYVAIPLSTLDWETGSGMEIPIEERPADEVLQAWGVTRAGKRIAVRVAAPGSNARNPAFDVTPPDLVTGVITPEGIFRPSDLQKCRPR
- a CDS encoding mechanosensitive ion channel family protein, with protein sequence MSWSSLRRLLWPAVTLALLLIPGWPLLTTYGDEARALSQRIAFWVLGTGIGFSLAWLLIRLIDVLVWGLLERRFQTPVPRLLKDLVVGLVLFATAIIILGLVFRRDVTGLWVSSGVLGIIVGFAVRGTIADVFAGIALNVDRPFRVGDWIEVHSRGIPVMRGCVREINWRSTRLQTIDHTVVIVPNGLLGSVVVVNLSLPTPRSRFEQTFCIEFGVLPDRALRVLNAGVRAAQGLLPDPPPKVQVYRTTETGVEYKVRYWLDPVRTSPRSGRHAVTASILQHLYHAGISLAYPKQDLYLARLPVRQLHCDRNRQELLGRVELFATLQPEELSQLNDAVRERRFAPGEPVVRQHESGASMFVLVEGLLDVCKDDPPGESPVHVVELHPGAFFGEMSLLTGAPRAATVLAVTDSIVYEIDASALQQLLTARPELAWHLAEVAARRQRELTAAGDAPAQSAQGVAPTPGLTRQILEGMKSFFTGLRDRLSGT
- a CDS encoding type II secretion system protein GspD, with protein sequence MALPNLTITQIRELQAGIALHLEADLGYRSGSTSPHPLLPSPPEGLNRLLELARVEGQETFLIRLGIVPFISRAPQLWIQALRSPDPSSAWQVNPDLATALGLAEASLATTGQGGQPLTRDDLDFRLIQVSYIDVEGAIESLKGFGIETADSPAKVVLPVAFERLPIVARMPSPEGPKTALLGVDAQKGAAGFDLSMSPSLATALPPDPNLARSSQVLVYFHPDRPDQFTRVRRLLDEFIDRPARQIFIEGLILEISEEGLKELGVDWKYQEGGLELGAGNLLPGLPAASGTAGLTFDSLRDLDQQWVVRLRALVEEQKAEILSRPSVLTLNNRQATIRVGQEIPIATSSEAGIVKDANRISFNFKYLATGIALNIRPRITEDGNEVSMLVDTVVSAPIPGADLELRSSSGEVLASAPTVASRRVQTYTRIANNTPFIIGGLVNRQTTSIRRKVPLLGDIPYLGTFFRTRSTRTRKQEVIIVLTPHVLPEAESERAWGRYLPRDDAKFDDDGNVLFRSSYRIREEDVLDLSFLDRNERLNRYRDLARRVVERNFRLASRPPFNEFADGRVPGESILVERMIYEVVKRLSDSDPAWLDNRIAPDRIIFFSDQNAGGYDVQFLDRILAGFGDGLTAASFFTTQTNRALALTFRRGTDAITAGALTRNPIPEVSLIDCPDRTTWGELLWRWNQPEPDGTPRSTLLIHQPQDLVRLQRALLLREIINLNGGSSRVNRRNFSRGQVLLVPDENTLDTRLLDRRVAEHFLHTEHYYAAALRNIEATLAEIDRLLAESGSPNQP